In Nitrosopumilus sp., the genomic stretch TGGTGTAGCATACAATAGGACAATAAGAAAAAATAAGATAAAATAAGAAAAAAGGATTTTTTTGGTTAGTTCACTGATACACTGCCTACCATCCAAGGATGCACCATGCAGAAGTAATCATAGTTGCCTGAATCATTAAAGGTAAATGCAAATTCTGCACCTGCCATGATTAGGCTGCTATCAAATACGCCAGATGGACCGTCTGCTGGACTACCTCCAGTCACTGTATGTGCTGCTGAATCTATGTTGACCCAATTTACAGTATCACCCGCATTTATTGTGATATTTGCTGGAATGTAACATGTATTGGATTCTTCACATCCTGGAACTGAAGTGCCTACTGGAATATCAACAGTATGTGTTGTTGGTCCTGCTGATTCTTCCATCATGGTTTCTTCTTTTTGATCTTCTTCCATGGTGATATTGTCTTCAATTTCAACTGTTTGTCCTGCAGTTGTAATTGCACTTACAGAATAACTAACAGTGAATGGATTTGTATTCATTGTGTGAACTGCTAAAGCATTTCCTTTGAATTCCCATGAACCCATTGCATTCTTTGGATCGACAAATGTCAACTCAAAGATGGTTTCACCATCTGGGGTCCAAGTTTTTGCTGGCTTTTCATCAGCACTTATTGGACCTCTAAGTGAAACGAGTTGAATGTTTTCTGAAGCAGAATATGACAGAATTCCTGAATATACATCACTTGATGGTGCAAGAAGCACTGCAAGTTGATGAGATTCATGACCAATACCTGGATCTTGTACTGACATTGTTGTTGCCGTCTTTACGGTATCTGATACTGGTTTTTCTGTGTAGTCTACTTTGTAATCAACTATGAATGGTGTGGTTTTCATTGTATGTACTGCTAAAGCATTACCGGCAAATTCCCATTCGCCTTTTGCGTTCTTTGGATCAACAAATGTTAATGCAAACTTTGTTTCTCCATCAGGACTCCAGATTGCTTGACCTGCGTCTTCCCCAGCTGCTAATGGACCATGTAATGTAACAAGTTGAATTGGTTCAGATGCATCATACTTGAGTGTACCTGAATATACATTACTACTTGGTGCCAAAATGATTGCAAGTTGATGAGATTCATGACCTACACCAGGATCTTGTTCTGATGTTAGTCTGTCCCAACCCGCCTTCATTGGTTTTGCAGGAGCTTCTTCTTTTACCTTATTTGCAATATCTGCAAATGGGTCTGTTTGAGTTTTTGGCTCAACAGTTTTGGAAACTACTGGAGCAGAAACGCTTGGACCGGCATCTTGAGCCACACCCAAAGAGAATGCAACGCCTACGCCTATAGCTACAATTGCGATTGAAAATGCAATTGCAGCTTTGTCTATACCTGCCATTGTTGATCCATTCCTTATTACATGTTAAATAAATCTAATCTCTATCTGTGATTTGTTTTTAATTTTACTAATCTGATTTCATTTTATAATTCTCTCAAAAAATTATTGATTTTTAAAATTTTTCAAATATTTACAATAATTTCAAAAATTTCTTGAAAATATCATATGATCGCTCTAATTGAACTTTACCTCTTGTTAATGTTGTTGAACAAATCATTCTTTTATGAAAATGAGTTCTTATCATTTACATACAATTGAGATGTCACCAAGTAACTAACCGTTTTTGGTCTTAATCTCTTTTGTTTTGTGTTTTAAATAAATCTCCAAAACAAATACGTTTTGCAGTTTTTTATACGTCTTTGTAATATGGAATAATTTTCAAAATAAACTTGATTTAATTTTAGTCGTTGTAAAGGCGACAAATTGTGTGTGTGAATTGAACATTAAGTAATCTATATCCAAGTTATTTTGTTACTAACTATGCAAAAATTTTTTGTAAGAAATAATTTTGATATAAATGACAGTGATCTGCTTGTTTCATCTAAAATAGGTGTAACGAGATTAAGGCCCTCAAGTGTAAAGAATGCTATTGAATCACAAACTGGTACAATTACCTTTCAAAATAATTTAACTCCGTTTAGGATTATTTTATCAAGAACTAAAAAACCAATTCTCTGACTATGACTGCTACAATTTTAGAATGTCAAATAATTGATATTAAAAAAATAGTAAGGAAAAAAATAGATGTAAACATAGATCACTATGCCTCTAGTTTTTTAGAACGTAGGGTTCAAAATAGAATGAACCTCATAGGAATAAAATCCTGTGCAGAATACATCTCATTCCTAGATGAAGATTTTCTTGAATCTTTTGAACTTAATTCTACTTTGTCAATTAATGTGACGCAGTTTTTTAGGAATCAAACTGTGTGGGATGTGTTCAAACAGAAAATTATCCCTGAAATTATTTCATTGTCTCCTTCTGATCAACCAATTTCAATATGGAGTGCTGGATGTGCAATCGGAAATGAACCCTATAGCTTGGCAATGATGTTTTCTGATATGCTTCAAAAAAATGAAAAAAAATTCAAGATTGTTGCAAATGACATAAATCCAACATCTATAGGTATTGCAAAAACAGGCCAATATGAATTTGAAAAATTAAAGAATATCCCAAATTCATTTTTGTCTAAATTTTTAGAAAAAATTGATGATGATTTATACAAATTTAGTGATGATTTAAAAAAAACTATTAATTTTCAAGTAGGCGATGTTGCATCATTTCACATTAATCATGTTGATGTAATTCTATGTAGAAATATGCTAATTTATTACGCTGACGACGCTAAAGAACTTCTTTTTAAAAAATTTCACAAGACACTAAATGACGGTGGATTTCTTGTATTGGGCATGGCTGAAGATGTGCCTATTTCAATGAAGAAATTTTTTAAAACTGTTGATTTGGGTATGAAAATCTATCAAAAAGTTTCACCTGATCCCTAATAACATAAATTTTTTTGAATTTGTATCTAGCATGAACCTGTATGTTACTCATTACAGACAAAATTCTAAATGCATTAAGAATATTTCATTACTATGAGAATTTACATTCCAGTTAGACCTTCAAGAAGACTTGATTCTGATGATGATTCTGATGCACTAGACAACTGGTAATTCAAACTTTGATAATTAAAAAATATCTTGATATAATCTGATGTCGTTACTGTATGTTAAATGTCTTATTTTGACCTTCAAAAAACATGATAAATTTGAAACATTTGACTGGATGCGAAAGATTGCTTTTGATATACATGACGTTCCAGATATGGCTATTTGTTGAAATTGATCACACAAGATTATCTATCCTTTAAGAAAACTTCAATTTACATTGTAAATGAAAATCATGATAATCAATGATTCAAGGGCCATGCGATTATTTCTTGAAGATATTGTGAATTCCTATTTTGGCTGGCAACTAATTGGTTCGTATTCTGATGCATCTTATGCGTTGAGTGTTCTAGAAAATAAAAAACCTGATGTGATCCTTTTAGATCTTGAAATGCCTCAAATGGATGGATTTACATTCCTTGAAAGATTGGGAAATGCTAGAAAATATCCCACAATAATAACCAGTAATTATGCAATAGATGGTTCTGAAATTGTTAATGATGCTCTGGCATTGGGGGCGGTCGATTATATTGTACCTCCACCGTCAAACAACAAAGCAGATTTT encodes the following:
- a CDS encoding plastocyanin/azurin family copper-binding protein, producing MAGIDKAAIAFSIAIVAIGVGVAFSLGVAQDAGPSVSAPVVSKTVEPKTQTDPFADIANKVKEEAPAKPMKAGWDRLTSEQDPGVGHESHQLAIILAPSSNVYSGTLKYDASEPIQLVTLHGPLAAGEDAGQAIWSPDGETKFALTFVDPKNAKGEWEFAGNALAVHTMKTTPFIVDYKVDYTEKPVSDTVKTATTMSVQDPGIGHESHQLAVLLAPSSDVYSGILSYSASENIQLVSLRGPISADEKPAKTWTPDGETIFELTFVDPKNAMGSWEFKGNALAVHTMNTNPFTVSYSVSAITTAGQTVEIEDNITMEEDQKEETMMEESAGPTTHTVDIPVGTSVPGCEESNTCYIPANITINAGDTVNWVNIDSAAHTVTGGSPADGPSGVFDSSLIMAGAEFAFTFNDSGNYDYFCMVHPWMVGSVSVN
- a CDS encoding protein-glutamate O-methyltransferase CheR, whose protein sequence is MTATILECQIIDIKKIVRKKIDVNIDHYASSFLERRVQNRMNLIGIKSCAEYISFLDEDFLESFELNSTLSINVTQFFRNQTVWDVFKQKIIPEIISLSPSDQPISIWSAGCAIGNEPYSLAMMFSDMLQKNEKKFKIVANDINPTSIGIAKTGQYEFEKLKNIPNSFLSKFLEKIDDDLYKFSDDLKKTINFQVGDVASFHINHVDVILCRNMLIYYADDAKELLFKKFHKTLNDGGFLVLGMAEDVPISMKKFFKTVDLGMKIYQKVSPDP
- a CDS encoding response regulator, producing MKIMIINDSRAMRLFLEDIVNSYFGWQLIGSYSDASYALSVLENKKPDVILLDLEMPQMDGFTFLERLGNARKYPTIITSNYAIDGSEIVNDALALGAVDYIVPPPSNNKADFAKFQLLLRHKIIKASLKSNRYHLFSNNSESKPRIT